Proteins encoded by one window of Psychrilyobacter piezotolerans:
- a CDS encoding alanine/glycine:cation symporter family protein, whose amino-acid sequence MLNYLQNIVNFVNGIFWGKNLLAVMLLSAGLYFTIRTKFMPVRLFKEMIRIILEKNKSEDENTVSSFQAFCISTASRIGAGNLAGVVAAVSIGGPGAVFWMWVVALVGASSAFIESTLAQIYKEKDPQGGYRGGPAYFMEKALKKRWMGILFAISGLICWAGISQIVSNSVTESFENAFNIPRIYTVSVLVIAAAAIIFGKGNKTAKVLDKLVPVMAGAYAIVVIFIIGKNITLLPGVLASIFENAFGIQQAVGGGFGVVVMAGIKRGLFSNEAGSGSAPCAAAAAEVSHPAKQGLIQSLGVYIDTLVI is encoded by the coding sequence ATGCTGAATTATTTACAAAATATTGTTAATTTTGTCAATGGAATTTTTTGGGGTAAAAACCTTTTAGCTGTTATGTTACTTTCTGCTGGACTCTACTTTACAATTAGAACCAAATTTATGCCTGTAAGATTATTCAAAGAAATGATTAGAATTATATTGGAAAAAAATAAGTCTGAAGATGAGAATACCGTTTCATCATTTCAGGCTTTTTGTATATCTACAGCATCTCGAATAGGAGCCGGTAACCTTGCCGGAGTCGTTGCTGCTGTTTCTATTGGGGGACCTGGTGCTGTTTTCTGGATGTGGGTTGTTGCACTGGTAGGTGCTTCTTCTGCATTTATTGAGAGTACCCTGGCTCAAATTTATAAGGAAAAAGATCCACAGGGAGGATACAGGGGAGGACCGGCTTATTTTATGGAGAAGGCTCTCAAGAAAAGATGGATGGGGATCCTCTTTGCAATCTCGGGTCTTATTTGCTGGGCTGGCATAAGTCAGATAGTTTCCAACTCAGTGACAGAATCTTTTGAAAATGCCTTTAATATCCCTAGAATATATACTGTTTCTGTTCTTGTAATAGCAGCAGCAGCCATAATCTTTGGAAAAGGTAATAAAACAGCTAAAGTTTTGGATAAATTAGTCCCAGTAATGGCAGGTGCCTATGCAATTGTTGTTATTTTTATAATAGGAAAAAACATTACCCTTCTTCCCGGTGTCCTTGCCAGTATTTTTGAAAATGCTTTTGGTATACAGCAGGCTGTCGGCGGCGGATTCGGTGTTGTTGTAATGGCCGGGATAAAAAGAGGATTATTCTCCAATGAAGCCGGGAGTGGAAGTGCACCCTGTGCCGCTGCTGCTGCTGAGGTCAGCCATCCTGCAAAACAAGGATTAATACAGTCTTTAGGAGTTTATATAGATACCCTTGTTATTTG
- a CDS encoding tyrosine phenol-lyase has protein sequence MKKRFMPEPFKIKSVETMTLPNAEERKKAIEEAGFNTFLLKSNDCYVDLLTDSGTNAMSDKQWAGLMVGDEAYAGSKNFYHLQETVKEYFGFKHIIPTHQGRGAENILSSLTIKDGDWVPGNMYFTTTRFHQERNGANFRDVICDAAHDPSREDVLFKGNVDLKKFQDLIDEVGADKIPYICLAVTVNLAGGQPVSMQNIKEVSELAHKNGILVMYDATRCVENAYFIKDLEEGYADVSIKDIVHEMFSYGDGCTMSGKKDCITNIGGFLCVNDDDLYLRATAMVVQFEGMPSYGGLAGRDMEAMAIGIKEAMNYDYISHRVNQIRYLGEKLAAGGVPMVKPYGGHAIFLDAKQFLPHLDQEEFPAQALASAIYVESGVRTMERGIISAGRDAVTGENHKPKLETVRLTIPRRVYTYAHLDYVADTIIDLYEKRDTIKGLEWVYEPSCLRFFTGRFKQK, from the coding sequence ATGAAAAAAAGATTTATGCCGGAACCATTTAAAATCAAATCTGTGGAGACTATGACTTTACCAAATGCAGAGGAAAGAAAAAAAGCTATTGAAGAAGCTGGATTTAATACTTTTTTACTGAAATCTAATGACTGTTATGTTGATTTATTAACTGACTCAGGAACCAATGCCATGAGTGATAAACAATGGGCAGGTCTTATGGTAGGGGATGAAGCCTATGCTGGAAGTAAAAACTTCTACCACCTTCAAGAGACAGTGAAAGAATATTTTGGTTTTAAGCATATTATACCTACTCACCAAGGAAGGGGAGCAGAAAACATTCTATCTTCTCTGACTATCAAAGACGGGGACTGGGTTCCTGGAAACATGTATTTTACAACAACCAGATTCCATCAGGAAAGAAATGGAGCAAACTTTAGAGATGTAATATGTGATGCTGCACATGACCCTAGCAGGGAAGATGTTCTGTTCAAGGGAAATGTGGATTTAAAGAAATTCCAGGATCTTATAGACGAAGTAGGAGCAGATAAGATCCCATATATCTGTCTGGCTGTTACTGTAAACCTAGCTGGTGGTCAGCCGGTGTCTATGCAAAATATCAAAGAAGTATCTGAATTAGCTCATAAAAATGGAATACTTGTAATGTACGATGCAACCAGATGTGTTGAAAATGCTTATTTTATAAAAGATTTAGAAGAGGGTTACGCAGATGTTTCCATTAAAGATATAGTACATGAGATGTTCTCGTATGGAGACGGGTGTACAATGAGTGGGAAGAAAGATTGCATCACAAATATCGGTGGATTCCTCTGTGTAAATGACGATGATCTGTATCTCCGGGCAACTGCCATGGTAGTTCAATTTGAAGGAATGCCCAGTTATGGCGGGTTAGCAGGAAGAGATATGGAAGCTATGGCTATAGGAATCAAAGAAGCTATGAACTATGACTATATCAGCCACAGGGTTAATCAGATCAGATATCTGGGAGAAAAATTAGCTGCAGGAGGAGTTCCTATGGTAAAACCATATGGAGGACATGCAATCTTCTTAGATGCTAAACAATTCTTACCTCACTTAGACCAGGAAGAATTCCCGGCTCAGGCATTGGCATCAGCTATCTATGTAGAATCAGGTGTTCGTACAATGGAAAGAGGAATAATCTCAGCAGGAAGAGATGCTGTGACTGGAGAAAACCATAAACCTAAGTTAGAAACTGTCAGACTTACTATTCCAAGAAGAGTTTATACCTATGCTCATTTGGATTATGTAGCAGATACAATTATAGATTTATATGAGAAGAGAG